ACAAAGAGCTACAccaatttatatattcttgcagtttttttattactatatcattattaaaaatattaaagttGTCTTCATAAGAGCAACTTTCAAAACATAAAAAactttcatataaaaattgaTGCATAATACTTTTTGCTTTTTCATCTAAAATTTTAGATGACATAATATTACTTATGCATTGTTCAAATGAAAGGACATTATTATCACAAAAATATTCAAAGgagagtaaaaaaaaatcatttaattttttgctATATAATGATCTAAAAttactatattttattttacttcccagttttttttttaagtactTTTCATCTCCCTCATAATAAGCttgtaaataatttttatagcATAGACTTATTCTTTCTTTATAGTTTGATTGTTCcaataaatttttcaattctaataatttataattaaaaatttctttattttgcTCTATGCCTCTCCATAGTAAGTAAGATTTATTaggaaaaaatttaaagtagATGTTGGGAATATTTTTCCttaataattctttattagtatttataaatgaattCATACTTttaataacataaatatCCTTGggattataaaatttactaCTATAAACATCAAAACCAAGATTAAACATAtgattcattttatttttttcaaaatatctAACTAGAGCAAATGCATTTtctgatataaaaaattgttttttataaCCTAATTTGACGCATAAACCAattaaaacttttaaaataatactttCTTCATCTGTTATATAAGAATTAATATTCATCTTTAATTTGCATAAATAACTGATATTGGCATTTTCTACATTATTACTTATATGCAGTTCGTTGTAATTGTCTATAGTTTTGTTACTATTATTCTCATTACTATGATAAAGTATgtcgttttttttttcagaggaattctcattttttttcaataaattatttgatttCATAAATTCATTATATCCATTTTCTTTTCGCTTATTTTCATATCTCTTTTCTATTTCAAAACCTAAATAAAATGTATCTAGTCTATTTATAACATCGTAACATTTGATAATTTCATAAGAATTATCATAAATGTAATATTTACAAATGAAATTTATTTCCTTTATGTATTTAGATATATTGGAATGGACAGTATCCCCATATcgaatatttatattttttatttttacatagtAAGTGTAAAAAGTGTTTTTGCAAAGAAAATTTGAAATGATATTAAtgaagttttttttattaatattgcAAATAGAAAGTAATTTTAGAATATTGAAAGTTTTATCAGCATCTAGAGTATTTTTTTCTGGATCATATTCTATATTGTTGGATTccttataaatttttagtaactcctttttattaaattcaaAAGGTTTTATTTCACTGCAAAATagataattaataaagtaaataaaaaataatacaataaAGATAGCTATCCCCATTCTATTGAAgaagagagaaaaaaaattattatatattattttaaatgatctaatttttttttaaaataaccaCTAATTAAattgatattatttttttttaattatttattcattttaaatagaataattttatatttttaatttgtttttatattttacgTTGCTAAGTAGAATTCTATTCTACATTTTTgtaattctattttttttttttttttgttcccCTTTTCTTTTGCTTTTTCTTATTATCCtttatcttttctttttaatttttttttaacgaATATATCGTTATCATAATAGAATAATATCTCACTACTTTTATCTTATTAATGTAACGTttcctttttaaatatataaaaatgctattttttttattaatatttaaaaagataattataaatttcctaaaatatgaataatatatataaatattgagACACTGAAAATTTTAGCAATAAATAGtatcttatttaaaaaaggtGTGTAACTTTATTGTTCTAATTAAttgatttttcatataatgaacaaaataaataaccatattaaatcatttaatagtttaaaaaagtatatatatatagtgtAAAACAAAGATTGTAAAAATGTTTTGGGCACTacaaagaaagaaaaagaaaaaagaaatttttacaaaaaaaaacaaatacttattaattttaaccgaaaaattaaagaaaaaacaaaaattcaACACcaaattacatttttaaataaagaaaaaaatccTAAAATTGAGACTTTTAAATctataacatattttttttttttttttttaagtactTATGTTCATATACAGTCTATTGGCTTTTTGTCCACTTTATAAAtatcaattatttttttttaaaatccaATACTTAGAgctataaaataaaattttatttaaggGATAATgttatatttgttttatttattatcatGATACAAATTTTGAACTCCTCAATGtgatacatatttttttttttaattttgaaaataacacacattaaatatttactttaatatttaaaaaagaaaaattgacTGTACAATTTAAAATGaatacatatttttgtttttaacaaaatttttatatttctgttatcttttttttaacatttttatctGTTTATACTATAATACCAAAAAAGGAATATAGTGAAACTTTTCAAAATCAGCTCGAGTGAATGCAAATAAGAATGACActttatatatgaataataaaacatttttttttcatttaaaaatttaaaatattttatattataaattttttctcttGAAAATGTAATAAGAATGCCtatcaaaataatttatacgAGAagttcaaaaatatatagtttGTGAAACTATATCTTTTATGGAAacttaagtttttttttttttatatttatatatttaacagGTATATATGCATCTgtctatatttatttaaatagttaataataaaaatttctttttatgaattttatcctttttatcatatatttattctttcacttattcttttttttaatttttcttttaaataagagtcttaaaaaattatagtataatttttccttaatttttcatttatttgcctaaaaataagaaaaaaaaaatttaacgcATGCATGtttagaaataatttttttatataagccATCCAATATTACAGCTGTGACACTGAATAGGAATTAATTCaataaataaagttattaaatgtatatttattctttcaTATAATGCACAAaagttttctttttcttttttttttttttattatactcTTTAATAATCTATTATAACTacaaagtaaaaaaaatgcatgtcaagctttatttttttaataccctattaaaatcaaataatagtaaaaattactttaaaaaagttttaatgaatatctttattttttttaattcatttttttttatttaatttatttcattttttttttatttatacacattttttttaaattaaaaatcttTTTATGATATAATCTACAATATTAGAacgttaaaaataaatgtaaagaATACAAGATTtcgtaattttttttaaaatgctGAGAAAACTTTGGCAATTAACTATTTTTTAACTTTACtgtttgaaaaaaaaaaattttatctgctttttatataaaaattttttagtgttttgaaaaaaataaaaggaaaatttttttaatgtttctttttcattcattctttttttttttttttattgctcACATGaaacattaaataaaatttagatTTGTTTtgattaaacaaaaaaaattagcagTTTgttctaaatatatataaaaaaaaaaatacattccttacataatttatataatagttTTTTCAACATGATTTGGGGTAGATcaataatatatttgatatttttttacttttttttaaaagcatCATATATATGGGCAAATGATCAAATATGTGActttaattttaatgtaaaaaaattatatgacatatatgataaatataacGGAAATAAAGTAGATGCTGATAATTCTAATAGTTGTAATAATTTAGAAAGTTTAAACTCAGTTAAGGCATTTTGGatgttaaaattaaaagcaCTATGCACAGAAAAAACGTCTATTTTAGATAAGCatgttttaaataatatttgtaGCAAAAAATTTGATGTACCCCATATAAGGTTAAATGAAATAACTGTAGGAAATAATATTGTTAATTTAGAATTTGTATGTGcccattttttatataataataacaaagaaattataaaatgtataaaaagtaattctttaaaaaattatttagatTCCTTTCATATAGCTTTTGATATATCTATATCACAAGAATTATTGAAACAATCGGATAATGTAGATTTTATACTTAATTTAAAGGATTTGAATGGATTGAATcttgttaaaaaaattattgatgATTCCTTATGTAGAATTCATTCTAGTGTTCATACTATTATGAATAAGAATGATCTTGATATATTAAAAGCATTAGTGGGTTTGTGTACAAAGTTGGGTTTTCATaatcattttattataacaGATAATATTCACCCGTTGTTTTATCCATTATATTCTAAAGTACCATAtagtttaaataaattaaatttcaaTTTAGAAAATACTACGTTGTATTATTCaaattatgaatattttttatataacattAAATTAGCTGAATCAGAATATACTTTAAGTTCATATATATCACCATCTGTATTAAAAATTAGtcaaaataattcatttattacATGGATAGGATTAAAAAgagataataatatttacagTAGGAAATTTGATGAATTATATGAATTACTTagcaaaattaaatatatagaaagaattatttattgCTATAGCAAATATACTTCTAGATATTATGAAAACAGTATAAGTCATTTTCTTAGATATATACCGGAAGATAAAAGAGATATAATGCAGAATAatggaaatatttttatttatataattaatactTTATGTAATAATATTCCATCAATTCATCAGTGTGTcgataaaattatttctttaaatggAACTTACGatacttattttaaaaattttatgattaattttatttactatAATGCTTCATGTGCATTCAATTGTAATGCAGTTGATTTaggaaaattatataatgatgaaaatttatGGGATAtacttataaaatatttttctcatTCATATTtagttaaatataaaaagaaagcTTCCAGTACAACTGGATTGTCAGATGAGTATAGTGAATTAtctaaattatattatactAATTATGATTATGATTATATTCATAGTGGGAAATGgagaaaagaaataaatttagaTAATGAAGAAGCCATTTTAAAACCATCTGATGATAATATAGAATATGAATTTTACAATTATACATTTCAGTCACTTGATTTGAATAATTATAGTTTCTTTactttaaaaagtaaaactCATGAAGACAATATTTGCCAAATTGCCTCCTTTATAGAATCAAATGGCAAAAAGTATGTTCATGTAAAtcaatatattaataatttttttaataaaaataatagaagaGTACTTTCACATGatgatgaaataaaagaaacaaaTAATGATGGTCACtctcaaaataaaaataataacgaTACATATAATACTAGTTCTGATAAagatatttttgaaaatgatGAAGAGAATGAGCATAGTGATCATATGGATAGgtttaatttatttgataattttCTTGGTGATTATAAAGATGGTAATGGTTTCCTGGatatacttaaaaataacaatttatttaataatcataaattatttgaGAACATATATGGTGATGGTGAAGATGGGGAAGAGGATTACTCAGACTCGTATTCAGAAGAATTTGATAtagaaaaacataaaatacaCACAAAAATTGGTGATATATATCCATTAAAGAGATCATATGAACTTAAAGAATTACTGGAAATTTATGAAATTCATCCTAACTTTAGTAATTCTGATGaagaaataagaaaaaaattttttagaaatgATTTTTTTGGGAAAAATGCTTTTACTGTACAAGATGTACAAACAAAAGTtccaaatttttataaatattattacgaaattaaaaaagaattaaataacCTTAATGATCAAGATAATTCACATTATAACAtgcttttaaataattattcataTGATCCAAccattttttctaaaatgaatataaattttgCATGCACTAAATCTGGAACATGGCCTGTTCGTAAGGTATCAGGTCGATGGATATCAGATGTTTTATGTGAAGCTTATTTTGTACCTCAATTAGTATATAATAATCAATAtgcagaaaataaaaaaaaaagtaataaaaagaaagacAATACTGATGAAATAGATACTAAATTGTACTCTTTGAAGGAAGAAACTAGATTAATTGGTATTGAATTTGAAGAACAAGAACCACATAGATGTGCAATTAGTTATTTAGGAGATGAAGTAAAAAAGAACCAATTACCAGTATCTGCATCTTTATTACTTAAGTTAGCTACTGGATTTTGTATTTTGCATGGTTTTAAAATTGTTTGGATTGCAGATTCTTCTTTTGATATACatacaaatatttatttaagatATACTTCTATATTAGAAAAAGGAATAacttattatgaaaaaactAGATTTGAATTATATGGGGCAACAAGATTAGTACCACAATTAGATTATATTGCTTCTGGATTGAATATTAAGAACAATTTTATTACATCTAGTGTATTTAAAAATGGATATAGTTTGATTAGTTTTCCAGGTGTGgatttaaaatttcatttattaatgagtaaaaaaattaaagaaatgatatataatttaaaatttgacTGTCACAGTTGGACTTACAAAGGATGTTCGGAATATTATCCTTTAATGAGAgagagtaaaaaaaattcatctaataataatgacacaattatttttaacGGTAAATATacagataaagaaaaagatgtAATGCTTCAATGTTCCTTTATGCATGATAAAACTTTtattgaattaaataaaatgtttCCAAAAGAATGCACATTTGGGTCAAGAATTGGTGATTGCCatcaaaaaataagaaaaagtaTACCATGCTACGACAAAAATTCTTGTAAATATCAAGTGTATATTTATGAAGAATTTTTAAAGCCGCGTAaccatttaaatttattatatgaacattttataaaagtttCTGAAAGTCTAACAAAGTTAGCTAGACCATATTATTTGCAATCCCTTTTATCACTTGAGCATGAtatacaaattaaaaaaagtaatggAGAAAAGGCAGAATATGAAGAAATATTATtgtttattttgaaaaattctGTTTATTATGTTTCATGGGCTACTTCGAGTGAATTCTGGAAAAGAGCTGTTCATGTTCAAGATGTAGATTATATCAATACTAAAACATCTGAAGATAACAGGGAGCTATTTTGCCCAGTTGCATATGCTCATGAATTTATACGACATATGCTCTCTCAATATATGAAATTCCCAAATATttgattatatttaaaaaaaaaaagagaaatattatatttataaatgattttgtaactttaataaaattattaatatttttcatatattttaaattagtttatatttttttgttaatttttttttttcttttttttgaatatcaaagaaaaaaaaaatcaatgtAAATAATTGTCAAATAtacttttgttaattttaagaaataatgaTTTACTTTTGTTATGTCaatctttataattatatatatatatatattttttttttacattcctatcaattttttaattcatatttctttacttttaaatatatgcaGCTACTAatttatacaaatatatttttaacatacctatttataaaatattgttaaaattcaaaaattttgatttttttctatatttttttttttttgttgtcgttcatttttttccacaaatgtttattattttatatttttagttgATTATTGCAaatgtattaatttttaattatttatataaattgtgataataaattatattttaacaatgtccttttttttatttttttaatgattatataattgaattaacaaaaattgaaaaaacataaaatttaaaaatttggttttattttatttttttttacttgaagttatgtaaaaattatttttatttttaaattattttttatagcaaaaaaaaaaaaaaaaagaaaaaatattatgaaaacTTTAGAATTTGGtctaagttttttttttattttttaattggcTCTCATGGATTATTGAAACCGTTAAACCATTTTTTTGTAGCTctacaaattaaaaaaaaaaaaaacacatatatatataaaatgcgttctatttaaaatatatcttaTTCTCATTacatatatgcatatatatataattaccTTCACAATACTTTTCTGCTTTTGTTTTCCATGTTGATAAGACGAGAGCTTGCCCTGTGCTATGAGCCTCAACTGTAATTGTATGTGCCTTCGCTTTACTTATTTGTCCAATAACTTTTACAATTGTATCAGTTACATAAGTAAAACTACAAAAAAAGTAGATAATGTTATATATGTGtagttataaaaatatatattaaaaaataatttttttttaattttataaaaacttaCTTATGAATATCatcattatataaaatgaCTTTCCATGCAGTTGTTTCAttctctcttttttttttttcttcttcatcaaATTCTTTTATGTTGTCTTTTTTTATCTCCTTTATTACATTTCtgttgaaaatattttataagtacatatatttatgcaACTAAATGAATtgtaaataatgaaaataaacacatatttatatagagagaaatttattttaacctgagcttatttattttttccaaATTTACATTTTGGTTAACATAgagtataaattttttttttttaagctaacattaaaataaaaaaattacaaagaaaTTGATTGaatgtaaaattatatattcatttgcAATATTaatcaaaaaagaaaaaaaaataataataataaataataattgtatgcaaaattaagaaataaaaaaaagcaaaattctatataaaataaaaaaagataaactATTAATAATCTTTAAGAAACCTTAAATGGCTTAAATATTTTCCCAgtactatttatattttctagcTTCAgagatgaaaaaataaaattccaatgatattttatatatattttattatgagAATGTGTATTTTTACAAagcaatatatataatacaaaaaaaaatgtttttaaatatttatacattttttgtTAATCCAAATtaattttcaataaaattaaacgaaaaaaaaaaaaaaaaaactttatttcTTATGAGTATTTATTCATCTTCACATACTTAAAAAGAGTTTATCCATATTTCATggtttacttttattataatgatatttattataaatacatatataaattattttaggtatttacaattttttttatttttttcaaatacatgtccatatatataaagaacaTTTTTACAATATTAGCATTCCAGGAAGAAATTTATCcatacaaatattttttctttaaaaattttttttatatatattatatgaatattcTCTCATAAATTACTTATTACtcgtaatatttttttttattcttgtTCTTTTTAAagatttctttttatttaattttttattttttttatttcttttatattcattaataCATATTTACTTAGAACTCCattaatgtttttaaaaaaaaaacatttttactatcaaaaaataaattactcttttttttttttattaaaatttgagTAAACATGTAAATAATATGTGTAATCATTGAATTGATGTATCCATATAAAATGTATAAACGATATTTTGAGATTAAAATGTTATCTACgatgaaaaaatattctttatcGTTGtaagaatattaaaaaatttgattGGATATTTActgtaatatataaaatatattttttcaaaatattatacaattatattaataattttctttttctttgttttcttatacttttattattttgataaGCCAAcatcaattttttaaattatttttttattgtaatttttttattttgatatcTATAACTccttttgtttttatatgtctttaaaaaaaaataaaagtattgcCATATGATGACTTGTTAAAAAATTGTACTACATCTAGTTATGagattataataaaatatatagtatAATACAATTCTATATATACtattaaaaaacatataaattttctatattttaaatggATAAAATAaactattataaaaatggaaTATAAATTGGAATTATTAAGttatttacttattttaaagaaaaagaatgaaAGAATAGCTAAATTTGATgagcaaataaaaatatgtattaataCATTTGAAAAAACAGTCATTGATGAAAAAGAATTGGCATACTTATttgaaagaaatatattagaCATTAATTCAAGTATTCGTTCAATATGCTGGAAATTAGCATTAAAGCATCTTAGTTTAAATACTAAGAAATGGAATCAGGAGCtaactgaaa
The sequence above is drawn from the Plasmodium relictum strain SGS1 genome assembly, chromosome: 14 genome and encodes:
- the PRP2 gene encoding rhoptry protein 2, putative produces the protein MIWGRSIIYLIFFYFFLKASYIWANDQICDFNFNVKKLYDIYDKYNGNKVDADNSNSCNNLESLNSVKAFWMLKLKALCTEKTSILDKHVLNNICSKKFDVPHIRLNEITVGNNIVNLEFVCAHFLYNNNKEIIKCIKSNSLKNYLDSFHIAFDISISQELLKQSDNVDFILNLKDLNGLNLVKKIIDDSLCRIHSSVHTIMNKNDLDILKALVGLCTKLGFHNHFIITDNIHPLFYPLYSKVPYSLNKLNFNLENTTLYYSNYEYFLYNIKLAESEYTLSSYISPSVLKISQNNSFITWIGLKRDNNIYSRKFDELYELLSKIKYIERIIYCYSKYTSRYYENSISHFLRYIPEDKRDIMQNNGNIFIYIINTLCNNIPSIHQCVDKIISLNGTYDTYFKNFMINFIYYNASCAFNCNAVDLGKLYNDENLWDILIKYFSHSYLVKYKKKASSTTGLSDEYSELSKLYYTNYDYDYIHSGKWRKEINLDNEEAILKPSDDNIEYEFYNYTFQSLDLNNYSFFTLKSKTHEDNICQIASFIESNGKKYVHVNQYINNFFNKNNRRVLSHDDEIKETNNDGHSQNKNNNDTYNTSSDKDIFENDEENEHSDHMDRFNLFDNFLGDYKDGNGFLDILKNNNLFNNHKLFENIYGDGEDGEEDYSDSYSEEFDIEKHKIHTKIGDIYPLKRSYELKELLEIYEIHPNFSNSDEEIRKKFFRNDFFGKNAFTVQDVQTKVPNFYKYYYEIKKELNNLNDQDNSHYNMLLNNYSYDPTIFSKMNINFACTKSGTWPVRKVSGRWISDVLCEAYFVPQLVYNNQYAENKKKSNKKKDNTDEIDTKLYSLKEETRLIGIEFEEQEPHRCAISYLGDEVKKNQLPVSASLLLKLATGFCILHGFKIVWIADSSFDIHTNIYLRYTSILEKGITYYEKTRFELYGATRLVPQLDYIASGLNIKNNFITSSVFKNGYSLISFPGVDLKFHLLMSKKIKEMIYNLKFDCHSWTYKGCSEYYPLMRESKKNSSNNNDTIIFNGKYTDKEKDVMLQCSFMHDKTFIELNKMFPKECTFGSRIGDCHQKIRKSIPCYDKNSCKYQVYIYEEFLKPRNHLNLLYEHFIKVSESLTKLARPYYLQSLLSLEHDIQIKKSNGEKAEYEEILLFILKNSVYYVSWATSSEFWKRAVHVQDVDYINTKTSEDNRELFCPVAYAHEFIRHMLSQYMKFPNI
- a CDS encoding ATP-dependent Clp protease adaptor protein ClpS, putative; its protein translation is MYKYLKTFFFVLYILLCKNTHSHNKIYIKYHWNFIFSSLKLENINSTGKIFKPFKLKKKKFILYVNQNVNLEKINKLRNVIKEIKKDNIKEFDEEEKKKRENETTAWKVILYNDDIHNFTYVTDTIVKVIGQISKAKAHTITVEAHSTGQALVLSTWKTKAEKYCEELQKNGLTVSIIHESQLKNKKKT